A window of the Leucothrix mucor DSM 2157 genome harbors these coding sequences:
- a CDS encoding carbohydrate kinase family protein gives MFLVCGEALFDVFVDGSIDLTDTRLPLDAVAGGSPFNVAIGLARLGESSGLLTGVSQDFLGQRLMAILENEKVNTDFTIRKAAPSTLSFIQKDEHGVPDYAFYGNGAADRSVLMGDLPTGHSLTGLHLGSYSIVTPPTADTLLSLMQQQPDSCLVSLDPNVRLGVEPNVEIWRERVALIAQRANLLKISDEDYDHLYPDTPVEAKVAEWLALGVGLVAFTQGGKGAQLWSKTGNATVVAPKIVVADTVGAGDTFQTSLIYQLLELRQQNNDWESQLDDSKLKTIGEFAAVAAAITCSRQGADLPTLADVQTALAG, from the coding sequence TCTATTGACCTAACAGATACGCGCCTTCCTTTAGATGCAGTCGCTGGCGGCTCACCTTTTAATGTGGCCATTGGCCTTGCCAGACTCGGCGAATCATCCGGCTTATTGACCGGTGTTTCACAAGATTTCCTTGGCCAACGTCTGATGGCTATCCTTGAAAATGAAAAGGTAAACACCGACTTCACTATTCGCAAGGCTGCCCCATCCACGCTTAGCTTTATCCAAAAAGATGAGCACGGTGTGCCGGACTACGCGTTTTACGGTAATGGCGCGGCTGACCGCTCTGTACTGATGGGCGATTTACCGACAGGCCATAGCCTGACTGGCTTACACTTGGGTTCTTACTCCATTGTTACGCCACCAACAGCCGACACCCTATTAAGCTTAATGCAGCAGCAGCCGGATTCTTGTCTGGTTTCCCTAGACCCTAATGTGCGCTTAGGTGTTGAGCCAAATGTTGAGATATGGCGTGAGCGTGTTGCCCTTATTGCACAGCGCGCTAACTTGCTGAAAATCAGTGATGAGGACTACGATCACCTTTACCCTGATACGCCGGTTGAAGCGAAAGTTGCAGAATGGCTAGCCCTTGGGGTTGGCTTGGTGGCATTCACCCAAGGTGGCAAAGGCGCTCAGCTGTGGAGTAAAACCGGTAACGCGACTGTAGTTGCGCCTAAAATCGTGGTGGCTGATACCGTTGGCGCGGGCGATACCTTCCAAACCTCATTGATTTATCAACTGCTTGAGCTTCGCCAGCAGAACAATGACTGGGAAAGCCAGCTGGATGACAGCAAGCTAAAAACCATTGGTGAGTTTGCCGCCGTTGCTGCCGCGATCACCTGTTCTCGCCAAGGCGCTGATTTGCCAACCCTTGCTGATGTTCAAACAGCACTGGCTGGGTAA
- a CDS encoding ROK family transcriptional regulator — MSDDKDDDQDKPEEKAQGSNNLSLGTNQSGGRIYNERLVLSIVRHQTGLAKAEIARQTALSAQTISVIMKQLEADELIVKGEPVRGKVGQPSVPFSLNPDGAFSVGLKIGRHRSELMLMDFVGNILERCSISYRYPVTQDLLNFITDNIGPMIATLSPEKQQRIAGIGIATPFELWSWGQEVGAPESVLNDWKQFDIKQEVSDASGLVAYLQNDTTAACAAELTFGNLAKHDNFLYIYIGYFIGGGVVLNGAVFEGPSGNAGALNSMPIRVRDPKDGDSSYQLVRDTSKVNLQRLLEKAGMDTSVIWDTGQDWSGLGEPLQQWIEQLSQDLAYAIVSAVSVLDFPAIVIDGDIPDDIRQTITVKVQQELEKMDKQGLSPVTVVSGTLGSNARILGGASLPILANFTRNRDVAFVGQ; from the coding sequence ATGAGCGATGACAAAGACGACGATCAGGATAAGCCAGAAGAGAAAGCCCAAGGCTCAAATAATCTAAGCCTTGGGACTAATCAAAGCGGTGGGCGCATTTATAATGAGCGCCTTGTATTGTCTATCGTTCGCCACCAGACTGGTTTAGCAAAAGCCGAGATAGCGCGTCAGACAGCCTTGTCTGCACAAACTATCTCGGTGATTATGAAGCAACTGGAGGCGGATGAGCTCATCGTCAAAGGCGAACCGGTGCGCGGCAAGGTCGGTCAACCCAGCGTCCCATTTTCATTAAATCCGGATGGTGCCTTCTCGGTTGGCCTGAAAATCGGCCGCCATCGTAGCGAACTCATGCTGATGGACTTTGTCGGCAATATTCTTGAGCGTTGCTCGATCAGCTATCGCTATCCGGTGACTCAGGATTTATTGAATTTTATTACCGACAATATCGGCCCAATGATCGCCACCCTATCCCCAGAAAAGCAGCAGCGAATTGCCGGCATTGGCATAGCCACGCCTTTTGAGCTGTGGAGTTGGGGTCAGGAAGTGGGTGCGCCGGAGTCCGTACTGAATGACTGGAAACAGTTCGATATTAAACAAGAAGTCAGTGATGCCAGCGGACTAGTGGCCTATCTGCAAAATGATACGACTGCTGCCTGCGCAGCTGAGCTGACATTTGGCAATTTAGCCAAGCACGATAATTTCTTGTATATCTACATCGGCTATTTTATTGGCGGTGGTGTGGTATTAAACGGTGCGGTATTTGAAGGCCCCAGCGGCAATGCCGGTGCGCTAAACTCCATGCCTATCCGAGTACGTGATCCTAAAGATGGCGATAGTTCCTACCAACTGGTCCGCGATACATCAAAGGTTAATCTCCAGCGCTTGCTTGAAAAGGCAGGTATGGATACGTCGGTGATTTGGGATACCGGGCAGGATTGGTCTGGCTTGGGCGAACCATTACAACAATGGATTGAGCAACTGAGTCAGGACTTGGCTTATGCCATTGTGTCAGCGGTATCGGTGCTCGACTTCCCCGCGATTGTGATTGATGGCGATATTCCGGATGACATCCGGCAAACCATTACTGTCAAAGTACAGCAAGAGTTGGAAAAGATGGATAAACAAGGCTTGTCGCCGGTCACGGTGGTGAGTGGCACATTAGGGTCGAATGCCCGAATTTTGGGTGGGGCTTCATTGCCAATACTGGCCAACTTTACCCGCAATCGTGATGTCGCATTTGTCGGGCAGTAA